A section of the Paenibacillus odorifer genome encodes:
- a CDS encoding LysR family transcriptional regulator: MNIRRIKYFIDLVECRNFTETAKKNYVSQTTISQQIAALEEEFNIQLIDRKQIPIEPTKAGWLFYGEALILWKQYNHMKMSMENFQKYNTQSLSIEYAAMTDIQSLLKLIPSFQDHHPNIKLELNKVLLKDIAEYLQKGIYDVAIAFDSEFQGKEDIVTYPLYKGRYCAAVSHHHPLFHHESIAKEELYEHPLVMLNPTAIGNSYHLMIQHAIEDGYQPNILRTADDVETELFYIITENLIGFFPDNYQLAYLQDEVRLIPLDDSHHTFAIEAGYLKNNTNPALPSFLQQIQIGFSNRP, translated from the coding sequence ATGAACATAAGAAGGATTAAATATTTTATAGATCTCGTGGAATGCAGAAATTTTACGGAAACAGCTAAAAAGAACTATGTATCGCAGACCACCATTAGCCAACAAATCGCCGCGCTTGAAGAGGAATTCAACATTCAATTGATTGACAGAAAGCAGATCCCTATTGAGCCAACCAAAGCCGGATGGCTTTTCTATGGCGAAGCCCTCATCCTCTGGAAGCAATATAACCATATGAAGATGAGCATGGAAAACTTTCAAAAGTATAATACGCAATCCTTGAGTATCGAATATGCGGCGATGACGGATATCCAAAGTTTGTTGAAATTGATTCCCTCGTTTCAGGATCATCATCCGAATATTAAGCTGGAACTGAATAAAGTATTGCTAAAAGATATTGCAGAATACTTGCAAAAAGGGATTTACGACGTGGCTATTGCCTTTGATTCCGAGTTTCAGGGAAAAGAGGACATTGTAACCTATCCCTTGTATAAGGGACGTTATTGTGCGGCTGTGAGTCACCACCATCCCCTGTTTCATCATGAATCGATCGCCAAAGAGGAGTTATATGAACATCCACTAGTCATGCTGAATCCAACAGCTATTGGAAACTCTTATCATCTAATGATCCAGCATGCAATTGAAGACGGCTATCAGCCGAACATTCTTCGAACCGCAGACGATGTGGAGACAGAATTGTTTTATATCATCACGGAGAATTTGATTGGCTTTTTCCCGGATAACTATCAGCTCGCTTATCTTCAAGATGAAGTCCGGCTAATTCCCTTAGATGATTCACACCATACCTTTGCAATCGAAGCAGGTTATCTCAAAAATAATACAAACCCGGCCTTGCCTTCCTTCCTGCAACAAATCCAAATTGGATTTAGCAATCGACCATAA
- a CDS encoding coenzyme F420-0:L-glutamate ligase, producing MERVVGTVVRGLRGPIINNGDNIEEIVVQTVLNAATVEGFSIEDRDIVTVTESIVARAQGNYATIDNIAADIKGKFGEETVGVIFPILSRNRFANCLRGIAKGAQKVVLMLSYPADEVGNHLVDIDELDAKGINPWTDVLTEAQFREFFGYIKHPFTGVDYIEYYKGLIEAEGVACEVIFSNNPKTILNYTKNVLTCDIHTRFRTKRILTNNGAEKVFGLDDILTQSIDGSGFNEAYGLLGSNKATEESVKLFPNNCQPIVDGIQAKIKEMTGKTVEVMVYGDGAFKDPVGKIWELADPVVSPAYTAGLDGTPNEVKLKYLADNNFSHLRGEELKQAISKYIQNKNDDLVGAMEAQGTTPRRLTDLIGSLSDLTSGSGDKGTPMIYIQGYFDNYTK from the coding sequence TTGGAAAGAGTAGTTGGAACAGTTGTACGTGGACTTCGCGGACCTATCATTAACAATGGGGATAACATTGAAGAAATCGTAGTTCAGACGGTATTGAATGCAGCAACAGTCGAGGGTTTTTCGATCGAAGATCGTGACATTGTGACCGTAACTGAATCCATTGTTGCTCGGGCACAAGGAAACTATGCGACGATTGACAATATTGCTGCTGATATAAAGGGGAAATTCGGCGAAGAAACCGTAGGGGTCATTTTTCCAATCCTTAGCCGTAACCGGTTTGCTAACTGCTTACGCGGTATTGCCAAAGGGGCACAAAAAGTAGTCCTAATGTTAAGCTATCCAGCTGATGAAGTAGGCAACCACCTTGTAGACATCGACGAACTAGATGCTAAAGGTATCAATCCATGGACGGATGTATTAACAGAAGCTCAGTTCCGTGAGTTTTTCGGCTATATTAAGCACCCATTCACAGGGGTTGACTATATTGAATATTATAAAGGTTTAATTGAAGCTGAAGGTGTGGCTTGTGAAGTCATCTTCTCCAACAACCCAAAAACCATTTTAAACTATACAAAAAATGTATTAACTTGCGATATTCACACTCGCTTCAGAACCAAACGTATTCTCACAAACAACGGTGCTGAAAAAGTATTTGGCTTGGATGATATTCTTACACAATCAATCGATGGCAGCGGCTTTAACGAAGCCTATGGTCTGCTAGGATCAAATAAAGCAACAGAAGAAAGTGTTAAGCTATTTCCAAATAACTGCCAGCCTATCGTGGATGGTATCCAAGCAAAAATCAAAGAAATGACAGGTAAAACTGTAGAAGTTATGGTTTATGGCGATGGAGCATTCAAAGATCCAGTCGGAAAAATCTGGGAGCTGGCAGATCCAGTTGTCTCCCCTGCTTACACCGCCGGACTTGATGGAACACCAAATGAAGTAAAATTGAAATACTTGGCCGATAACAACTTCTCTCATCTTCGTGGTGAAGAGTTAAAACAAGCTATTTCTAAATACATCCAGAATAAAAATGATGATCTAGTTGGTGCGATGGAAGCCCAAGGGACTACACCTCGTAGATTAACTGACCTGATTGGATCATTATCTGATTTGACTTCTGGTAGTGGCGATAAAGGAACACCAATGATTTATATCCAAGGTTATTTCGATAACTACACAAAATAA